In Anopheles merus strain MAF unplaced genomic scaffold, AmerM5.1 LNR4000091, whole genome shotgun sequence, the following proteins share a genomic window:
- the LOC121601432 gene encoding LOW QUALITY PROTEIN: ionotropic receptor 25a-like (The sequence of the model RefSeq protein was modified relative to this genomic sequence to represent the inferred CDS: inserted 1 base in 1 codon), protein MDLRNGRRWLILIPIQLASYAIIAIMGQTTQNINILFVNEVDNNLANVAVEVALNYVKKNPQLGLSVDMMYVEGNRTDSKDLLQALCSKYGQSLSENRPPHLLLDTTLTGVSSETVKSFSLALGIPTVSASFGQEGDLRQWRDLTPTKRGYLLQVMPPADMIPQVIRSIIIYMNITNAAILYDNTFVMDHKYKALLQNIPTRHVITTIADDRDRASQIEKLRNLDINNFFILGSLASIKQVLESAKNEYFERNFAWHVITQEQKDLTXQCRNATIMFLRPMSDSSSKDRLGSIRTTYNLKQEPQITGFFYFDLTLRALIAIKNILQSGSWPSNMKYITCEDYDGTNTPNHTIDLKSAFIEVTEPTTFGPFEIPKGGKMQFNGNTYMKFDMDINAVSIRSGASVNTRSLGTWEASLNAPINVANEAEIKNLTADVVYRVYTVVQAPFIMRDPTAPKGFKGYCIDLLNKIAEIVEFDYEIREVEDGKFGNMNENGEWNGIVRKLIDKQADIGLGSMSVMAERETVIDFTVPYYDLVGISIMMQLPSTPSSLFKFLTVLETNVWLCILAAYFFTSFLMWIFDRYSPYSYQNNREKYKNDDEKREFNIKECLWFCMTSLTPQGGGEAPKNLSGRLVAATWWLFGFIIIASYTANLAAFLTVSRLDTPVESLDDLSKQYKILYAPLNGSSAMTYFQRMADIEAKFYEIWKEMSLNDSLTAVERSKLAVWDYPVSDKYTKMWQAMLEAGLPNSLEEAVQRIRNSTSASGFAFLGDATDIRYQVLTNCDLQMVGEEFSRKPYAIAVQQGSPLKDQFNNAILMLLNRRELEKLKEQWWKNDDVQNKCEKPDDQSDGISIQNIGGVFIVIFVGIGMACITLLFEFWYYKYRNNSKVIDVAESTDQQHGGTIVKNVRPAGKLMKQDSLKDSTKGHNYQNLRTRTLMPNLSKFQPRF, encoded by the exons ATGGATCTTAGGAACGGAAGGCGTTGGCTGATTTTAATCCCTATTCAGCTTGCATCATATGCAATTATAGCGATCATGGGACAAACTACCCAAAATATTAATATAT TGTTTGTCAATGAGGTAGATAACAATTTGGCTAATGTTGCTGTTGAAGTCGCACTGAACTATGTTAAAAAGAATCCACAACTGGGGCTGTCAGTTGATATGATGTACGTAGAAGGAAACCGCACCGACTCCAAGGATCTGCTACAAGCGC TGTGCTCGAAGTATGGCCAGTCTTTGAGCGAAAATCGACCGCCACACTTACTACTGGATACCACGCTGACTGGAGTATCATCGGAAACGGTGAAATCGTTCAGTCTGGCACTTGGCATACCAACCGTATCGGCTTCGTTTGGACAGGAAGGAGATTTACGCCAATGGAGAGACTTGACGCCAACCAAACGCGGCTATTTGCTTCAG GTTATGCCACCGGCTGATATGATTCCGCAAGTGATTCGGTCTATCATCATTTACATGAACATAACGAATGCTGCAATTCTGTACGACAACACATTCGTAATGGATCACAAATATAAAGCTTTACTGCAAAATATACCCACGCGCCACGTCATCACCACCATTGCTGACGATCGCGATAGAGCCAGCCAGATTGAAAAGCTTCGCAATTTGGACATAAACAATTTCTTTATACTAGGTTCTTTAGCATCGATCAAGCAAGTATTGG AATCGGCTAAAAATGAGTATTTTGAACGTAACTTTGCCTGGCATGTAATAACGCAAGAGCAAAAGGATCTGA TGCAATGTAGAAATGCCACTATCATGTTTCTTCGTCCGATGTCCGATAGTTCAAGCAAAGATCGATTGGGCAGTATACGCACAACATACAATCTTAAGCAGGAGCCTCAAATTACCGGATTTTTCTACTTCGACCTGACACTGCGCGCGTTAATTGCAATTAA GAATATTTTGCAGTCCGGATCCTGGCCATCAAACATGAAATACATCACGTGTGAGGATTACGACGGGACAAACACACCAAATCACACAATCGACCTTAAATCGGCTTTCATTGAGGTGACCGAGCCAACCACTTTCGGTCCGTTTGAAATACCAAAAGGCGGAAAAATGCAATTCAACGGTAACACTTACATGAAGTTTGATATGGACATTAACGCCGTTTCCATCCGTAGCGGCGCATCCGTTAATACGCGCAGTCTCGGAACATGGGAAGCGAGCTTAAATGCACCGATAAATGTAGCAAATGAGgcggaaataaaaaatcttaCTGCCGATGTTGTTTATCGTGTCTATACGGTTGTG CAAGCGCCATTCATAATGCGAGACCCAACGGCACCAAAGGGCTTCAAAGGATACTGCATCGATCTGCTCAACAAAATTGCCGAGATCGTCGAATTTGACTATGAAATACGCGAAGTGGAGGACGGAAAGTTTGGCAACATGAATGAAAACGGCGAGTGGAATGGTATAGTACGGAAGCTGATCGACAAGCAAGCAGATATCGGACTCGGCTCGATGTCTGTAATGGCCGAGCGGGAAACAGTTATAGACTTTACCGTCCCATACTATGATCTAGTTGGGATCAGTATTATGATGCAATTGCCTAGCACGCCGAGTTCGctgtttaaatttttaaccGTGCTGGAAACGAATGTGTGGCTCTGCATTTTGGCTGCCTACTTCTTTACCAGCTTTCTTATGTGGATATTTGACCGCTATAGTCCATACAGCTACCAGAATAATCGAGAGAAGTACAAGAACGACGACGAAAAACGGGAGTTCAATATTAAAGAATGTCTGTGGTTCTGCATGACATCGTTGACACCGCAAGGTGGCGGAGAAGCACCAAAGAATCTGTCCGGTCGCTTAGTCGCTGCCACATGGTGGTTGTTTGG ATTTATCATCATTGCCTCGTATACGGCTAATTTGGCAGCTTTCTTGACTGTATCCCGACTAGACACGCCAGTTGAATCACTGGATGATTTATCAAAGCAGTACAAAATTCTGTATGCCCCACTGAATGGATCATCGGCTATGACGTACTTCCAGCGAATGGCTGACATTGAAGCTAAATTTTACGA GATTTGGAAGGAGATGTCGCTCAATGACTCTCTGACAGCGGTTGAGCGATCGAAGCTAGCTGTCTGGGACTATCCGGTAAGCGATAAATACACAAAGATGTGGCAAGCCATGCTTGAGGCAGGTTTACCGAATAGTCTCGAAGAAGCCGTACAGCGCATACGAAATTCGACATCTGCCTCTGGATTCGCATTTCTGGGCGACGCAACCGACATACGCTACCAAGTGTTGACAAATTGCGATTTACAGATGGTTGGCGAAGAGTTTTCTCGCAAACCCTACGCGATCGCCGTCCAGCAAGGATCACCGCTGAAGGATCAGTTTAACAATGC TATACTGATGCTACTGAATCGACGCGAGCTGGAAAAGTTGAAAGAACAATGGTGGAAGAATGATGACGTACAAAACAAGTGCGAAAAGCCAGATGACCAGTCGGATGGCATCTCGATACAAAACATCGGAGGCGTATTCATCGTAATATTTGTGGGGATAGGGATGGCGTGCATTACGTTATTGTTTGAGTTTTGGTATTACAAGTATCGAAATAACTCCAAAGTGATCGATGTTGCCGAATCAACGGACCAGCAACACGGTGGAACAATAGTCAAAAATGTTCGTCCCGCTGGTAAGCTTATGAAGCAAGATTCGTTAAAGGACTCAACAAAAGGTCACAATTATCAAAACCTCCGAACACGCACCTTGATGCCGAATTTGAGCAAGTTTCAACCTCGCTTCTAA
- the LOC121601442 gene encoding nitric oxide-associated protein 1-like, translated as MLKFPILRPSDHRLFLRMKRLQQERYIKQANEKLRREQKNATKDSKQPTLLGHIGLTFEKEKGELFDHFSVTQRSDAPLPIFTLNEKNEKYINSKWCYDTPGVVQPDQILDLLTTEEIVLTVPKQIIRPRIYLLKRGMTLLLGGLGRLDFVEGPDSIRVILYASNMLPTIICQTLDAPALYEALLGTEFLGVPLEVRSG; from the coding sequence ATGCTTAAGTTTCCAATTTTGCGGCCGTCTGACCATCGGCTTTTCTTAAGAATGAAACGATTACAACAAGAGCGCTACATAAAACAGGCAAACGAAAAACTGCGACGTGAACAGAAAAATGCTACAAAAGATTCAAAGCAGCCTACACTTCTCGGTCACATTGGTCTTACCTTTGAGAAGGAAAAGGGAGAATTGTTTGATCATTTCTCAGTGACACAAAGAAGTGACGCACCATTACCGATATTTACATTGAAcgagaaaaatgaaaagtaCATCAATTCCAAATGGTGCTACGATACACCCGGTGTTGTTCAGCCCGATCAAATACTGGATCTTCTTACCACGGAGGAGATTGTTCTTACAGTTCCAAAACAGATTATCCGACCTAGGATCTATCTGTTGAAAAGGGGTATGACCTTACTTCTGGGTGGTTTAGGACGATTAGATTTTGTTGAAGGTCCAGATTCAATTCGCGTGATTCTTTATGCTTCTAACATGCTTCCAACGATCATTTGCCAAACATTGGACGCACCGGCGCTGTACGAGGCGCTCCTCGGCACGGAATTTCTAGGTGTTCCTTTGGAAGTCAGGAGCGGCTAg
- the LOC121601433 gene encoding LOW QUALITY PROTEIN: phosphatidylinositol 3-kinase catalytic subunit type 3-like (The sequence of the model RefSeq protein was modified relative to this genomic sequence to represent the inferred CDS: inserted 1 base in 1 codon) — protein sequence MESALRYIGSSSLLQKISIKIGTLEGENVGYSYEKLIEQPLLKFSGMYTEKTPPLKVKLQIFDNGEPVGLPVCTSHKHFTTRWSWNEWVTLPLRFTDISRTAVLGLTIYDCAGGREQLTVVGGTSISXFSTNGLFRQGLYDLKVWPQMEPDGACNSITPGKAINTGVHQMQRLSKLAKKHRNGQMEKIDWLDRLTFRELEVINEMEKRNSQFLYLMVEFPQVYIHEKLYSVIHLEKNSNSVVTFIAKPKIVVVPDCEIHQENLVERKHHRLSRSDRSGTSDRDVKPNAIVRDTLNSIVYRYSSTYPLSSEEQDIIWKYRFYLSSHKKALTKFLKCVNWETAAEVRQALALLESWSPMDVEDALELLNSTFRHPIVRWYAITRLNEASDEYLLLYLLQLVQALKYEPFDESSNSATRSPTEGKEIFQSYEEPTDAQFDNLQPDSTGISDNNVEEVINNRYQCSSVNNLANFLVERACQNPTLANYLYWYLTIECEDERSSKKDLKISKMYSNVLRMFLNCLYKGTPEMKATHAQLKEQQHFVDRLVTLVKIVAKESGNRKRKTEKFQQFLAESSFSNVTKFNFNNFGPIVFPLDPSIKITGIAAEKVSLFKSALMPSKLTFRTTSGTDYVAIFKHGDDLRQDQLILQMITLMDKLLQKENLDLKLTPYRVLATSSKHGFMQYIDSVTVAEVLNTEGSIHNYFRKFNPCETGPFGILPEIMDTYIKSCAGYCVITYLLGIGDRHLDNLLLTSSGKLFHIDFGYILGRDPKPMPPPMKLSKEMVEAMGGINSEYYNTFRKLCYTAFLHLRRHANVMLNLFGLMVDASVPDIALEPDKSVKKVEDNLRLDLSDEEAVQHLQNLLDISITAVMPALVEQIHKLAQYWRK from the exons ATGGAAAGCGCTTTACGATACATTGGTAGTTCTTCTTTACTCCAAAAAATTTCGATCAAAAT CGGAACACTGGAGGGAGAAAATGTAGGCTATTCATATGAGAAGCTGATCGAACAACCGTTGCTAAAGTTCTCCGGAATGTATACGGAGAAAACGCCGCcattgaaagtgaaattgCAAATCTTTGATAACGGAGAACCAGTGGGATTGCCAGTGTGCACATCCCACAAACATTTCACAACGCGATGGAG CTGGAATGAATGGGTAACCTTACCTTTGCGCTTCACTGATATTTCTCGcacagcagtgcttggattaACCATCTACGATTGTGCAGGAGGAAGAGAACAGTTAACAGTTGTAGGTGGAACGTCGATAT TTTTTAGCACGAACGGTCTCTTCCGTCAG GGTTTGTACGATCTGAAAGTGTGGCCTCAAATGGAACCGGATGGAGCATGTAATTCAATAACCCCGGGCAAGGCTATCAATACCGGCGTTCATCAAATGCAACGATTATCGAAACtcgcaaaaaaacacagaaatgGCCAGATGGAAAAG ATTGATTGGCTCGATCGTCTTACTTTCCGCGAACTTGAGGTTATAAATGAAATGGAGAAACGTAATTCCCAGTTTCTTTACCTAATGGTGGAATTTCCACAGGTATACATCCATGAAAAACTA TATTCCGTGATTCACCTGGAGAAAAATTCAAACTCCGTGGTAACATTTATTGCGAAGCCAAAAATAGTAGTGGTTCCAGATTGCGAAATTCATCAG GAAAACCTTGTTGAGCGCAAACACCATAGACTTTCCAGATCGGACCGTTCTGGAACATCCGATAGAGATGTTAAGCCTAATGCAAT AGTCCGGGATACATTAAACTCGATCGTGTATCGATACTCCTCTACCTATCCTTTAAGTAGCGAGGAACAAGATATAATCTGGAAGTATCGTTTCTACCTTAGCAGTCATAAGAAAGCGTTAAccaaatttttaaaatgtgtgaaCTGGGAAACCGCTGCTGAAGTGCGACAGGCTCTAGCATTACTTGAAAGTTGGTCCCCCATGGATGTGGAAGACGCTCTAGAATTGTTGAATTCTACATTCCGCCATCCCATCGTTAGATG GTACGCGATCACTCGTCTCAATGAAGCTTCCGATGAATATCTACTTTTGTATTTGCTACAACTTGTACAAGCTTTAAAATACGAGCCATTCGATGAGTCCAGT AACTCTGCTACTCGTTCACCAACCGAAGGAAAGGAGATTTTTCAATCTTACGAGGAACCAACAGACGCTCAATTCGATAATCTACAACCAGACAGCACAG GTATCTCTGACAATAACGTCGAAGAAGTGATAAACAATCGATATCAATGTAGTAGTGTCAACAATTTGGCAAATTTTCTTGTTGAACGGGCGTGTCAAAATCCAACTCTCGCCAATTATCTGTACTGGTATTTGACGATAGAATGCGAGGACGAACGAAGCAGTAAAAAGGATcttaaaataagcaaaatgtACTCCAATGTTTTGCGGATGTTTTTGAACTGCTTGTATAAAG GCACTCCAGAAATGAAAGCAACACACGCGCAATTGAAAGAGCAGCAACACTTTGTGGATCGATTGGTAACTTTAGTGAAGATAGTTGCAAAAGAGTCGGGCAATAGAAAACGAAAGACCGAAAAATTCCAGCAGTTTCTTGCTGAGTCAAGCTTTTCCAACGTTACCAAGTTCAACTTTAATAATTTTGGTCCCATAGTCTTTCCATTAGATCCCAGCATCAAAATAACAGGAATCGCGGCCGAAAAGGTGTCTTTGTTTAAAAGTGCCTTAATGCCGTCAAA ATTAACCTTCCGCACCACCAGCGGAACGGATTATGTGGCAATCTTTAAGCACGGAGACGATCTTCGGCAGGATCAACTTATTTTGCAGATGATCACACTAATGGACAAGTTGCTGCAGAAGGAAAATCTTGACCTAAAGCTAACCCCATATCGCGTACTGGCAACCAGTTCTAAACACGGATTTATGCAGTACATTGATTCGGTAACGGTGGCTGAGGTGCTCAATACGGAAGGAAGCATTCATAACTACTTCCGTAAATTTAATCCTTGCGAAACGGGCCCATTTGGTATCTTGCCAGAGATAATGGACACGTACATTAAAAGCTGTGCAGGATATTGCGTAATAACGTATCTGCTGG GAATTGGAGATCGGCATCTGGATAACCTGTTATTAACGTCCAGCGGAAAACTGTTTCATATCGATTTTGGATATATACTAGGCCGTGACCCGAAACCTATGCCTCCACCGATGAAGCTGAGCAAGGAGATGGTCGAGGCGATGGGTGGAATTAACTCAGAATATTACAATACCTTTCGGAAACTGTGTTACACTGCATTCCTGCATTTGCGGCGTCATGCAAATGTAATGCTCAATCTGTTTGGGTTGATGGTTGATGCATCCGTCCCCGACATTGCGTTAGAACCGGATAAGTCAGTTAAAAAGGTGGAGGATAATCTTCGACTCGATTTATCCGATGAGGAAGCTGTACAGCATTTGCAAAATCTATTGGATATCTCCATAACGGCCGTAATGCCTGCCTTGGTAGAACAAATACACAAGTTAGCTCAGTACTGGCGAAAGTAA